One genomic window of Leptospira johnsonii includes the following:
- a CDS encoding C1 family peptidase: MKPNLRLLSALLLLLSTTGLFSQTPPALGMKQEPAELLASLKEANPNRISHRGLSSSVDLSQYMPPVGDQGQQSSCVAWSTAYATKSFQEYMERKDKGWKLSDSSGSPNYSNIFSPAFIYNQINGGRDNGSLISDAMRIVVEKGAAPWSSMPYNERDYLARPPQDALNAASSYKAKEFLRIRQTDPTELKNQLSLGRPVVAGIIVYENFMNLKGKEIYKEGVGKTYGGHAIAIVGYDDSKGAFKFINSWSTQWGDNGYGYIDYRWFTKVCQSAFVLVDDVAPTTTTNTTTTPATDVKPVPPEKVKPTAPKEISATQGSFSDKVMLTWASIPLAVGYEIHRKGPGDSSFSKIGLSQTNGFTDDGVQKDIAYSYKVATLTDNDSSDLSDGEAIGYAKTEEAKAPPKVVGVKASQGQYPNKIDLTWESISDVSDYYVYKWNSIQKKYLSVGRAKNGSYTDNAAAKNGVTEFYVVAAINNGKTGDTSDAVSGFTMKAEAKPPKPFGLTATKGLYNSKIEVQWQKVSGASKYLVYRYDVSGLFGGGAWSKVGEEAKEAFIDEKLNGQYAFYAVAAVNKDGQSGPFSDYAYGYIDPNKHRAAKLPSPTNLKGALDTKTGKISLKWDSVKGANEYYVYRKKRGASSWDFVSGTNEKTTNFSADVPEKEILYLYSVTSKTDLGGESDKATPVSAVLSQAKPAKVMRSFGGDSSLEKFKGPWTAMSWDGSKGVNQVLLEIESQDNVNYVVKFNKQKIFEGRYVENSPIIDKEGKFRIEIENAGDALQVTLKDNGIINQKATLNFLKE; encoded by the coding sequence ATGAAACCGAATTTACGTTTATTATCCGCTTTATTACTTTTACTCTCCACAACCGGCTTATTCTCCCAGACACCTCCGGCCCTGGGAATGAAACAAGAACCTGCGGAACTTTTAGCTTCTCTTAAAGAAGCGAATCCGAATCGGATCTCTCATAGAGGACTTTCTTCTTCCGTAGATCTGTCCCAGTATATGCCTCCCGTGGGAGATCAGGGTCAGCAAAGTTCCTGCGTGGCTTGGTCTACTGCTTATGCTACCAAGTCTTTCCAAGAATATATGGAAAGAAAGGACAAAGGTTGGAAATTAAGCGACTCTTCTGGAAGTCCGAACTATTCCAATATTTTCTCACCTGCATTCATCTATAACCAGATCAACGGAGGAAGAGATAACGGCTCTTTGATCTCGGATGCAATGCGTATAGTCGTGGAAAAAGGAGCAGCTCCTTGGTCTTCTATGCCATATAACGAAAGAGATTATCTGGCTCGACCTCCTCAAGATGCTCTTAATGCAGCTTCTTCTTATAAAGCAAAAGAATTCCTAAGGATCAGACAAACAGATCCGACCGAACTCAAAAACCAGCTTTCCTTGGGAAGACCTGTGGTGGCCGGAATAATAGTTTACGAAAACTTTATGAATTTAAAAGGAAAAGAAATTTATAAAGAAGGAGTCGGAAAGACTTATGGAGGACACGCGATTGCAATCGTAGGTTACGACGATTCCAAGGGAGCATTCAAGTTTATCAACTCATGGTCTACCCAATGGGGGGACAATGGTTACGGCTACATTGATTACAGATGGTTCACTAAGGTTTGCCAATCTGCTTTTGTTCTTGTGGACGATGTGGCACCTACAACTACCACCAACACAACAACTACACCTGCAACTGACGTAAAACCTGTACCTCCTGAAAAAGTAAAACCTACCGCTCCAAAAGAGATCTCGGCTACTCAAGGTTCTTTTTCGGATAAAGTAATGCTGACCTGGGCATCCATCCCACTTGCGGTCGGATACGAGATCCATAGAAAGGGTCCGGGAGATTCTTCTTTTTCTAAAATTGGACTTTCTCAGACCAATGGATTTACGGACGACGGGGTCCAGAAGGATATCGCTTACTCTTATAAAGTTGCAACCTTGACAGACAATGATTCTTCCGATCTATCCGACGGAGAAGCTATCGGATATGCAAAAACAGAAGAAGCAAAAGCTCCTCCTAAAGTTGTAGGAGTCAAGGCAAGCCAAGGGCAGTATCCGAACAAAATTGATCTCACTTGGGAATCGATCAGCGACGTTTCAGATTATTACGTGTATAAGTGGAACTCCATCCAGAAAAAGTATCTCTCAGTCGGAAGAGCGAAGAATGGGAGCTATACGGACAATGCAGCCGCTAAGAACGGAGTAACTGAATTCTATGTAGTCGCTGCGATCAATAACGGTAAAACCGGAGATACTTCCGATGCGGTTTCCGGATTTACGATGAAGGCAGAAGCAAAACCTCCTAAACCTTTCGGGCTCACCGCTACAAAAGGATTATACAATAGTAAGATAGAAGTACAATGGCAGAAGGTTTCCGGCGCTTCCAAATATCTAGTCTATCGTTATGATGTGAGCGGACTATTCGGAGGAGGAGCATGGTCCAAGGTTGGAGAAGAAGCAAAAGAGGCTTTCATCGACGAAAAACTCAATGGCCAGTATGCATTCTACGCAGTGGCAGCCGTGAATAAGGATGGGCAATCCGGGCCATTCTCCGATTATGCTTATGGATACATAGATCCAAACAAACATAGAGCGGCAAAACTTCCTAGCCCTACAAATCTAAAGGGAGCACTTGATACCAAAACAGGAAAAATTTCCTTGAAATGGGACTCCGTAAAAGGAGCCAACGAATACTATGTGTATCGTAAAAAAAGAGGAGCTTCTTCTTGGGATTTCGTTTCTGGAACCAATGAAAAGACTACAAACTTTAGTGCGGATGTACCTGAAAAAGAAATTTTATATCTCTACTCAGTAACTTCTAAAACCGATTTAGGAGGAGAAAGTGATAAGGCTACTCCGGTCTCTGCTGTCCTTTCCCAAGCAAAACCAGCAAAGGTGATGCGTTCCTTCGGTGGCGATTCTAGTTTAGAAAAATTTAAAGGACCTTGGACTGCTATGTCTTGGGACGGCTCCAAAGGTGTGAACCAAGTTCTTCTGGAGATTGAAAGCCAAGACAATGTGAACTATGTTGTGAAGTTCAATAAGCAGAAAATTTTCGAAGGAAGATATGTGGAGAATAGCCCGATCATCGACAAGGAAGGTAAGTTCCGAATCGAAATCGAAAATGCGGGGGATGCTTTGCAAGTGACTCTGAAAGATAATGGCATCATCAACCAGAAGGCTACGCTAAATTTTTTGAAAGAATAA
- a CDS encoding LIC_20196 family exoprotein: MQKRFVSVLFVLILLFISPISALTPPPSLESQVNSSNFIALAKLSNVKESKISSNSISVTANVEILRSIKGGKELPQKFDIAFLIFPELFGKWLKAAPQEGEYILFLIKKKVKDSKGAESEVIGLYEPHPYAFREYNKQLEENILSLIKN, translated from the coding sequence ATGCAAAAACGTTTCGTATCGGTCCTATTCGTACTGATCCTATTATTCATCTCACCTATTTCCGCATTAACACCGCCGCCTAGTCTGGAATCTCAGGTGAATTCTTCCAACTTTATCGCTTTGGCAAAACTTTCCAACGTGAAAGAAAGTAAGATCTCCTCCAATTCCATCTCCGTTACTGCAAATGTGGAAATTTTGAGATCCATAAAAGGCGGGAAAGAACTCCCGCAAAAGTTCGATATCGCTTTTTTGATCTTTCCAGAACTATTCGGAAAATGGCTAAAAGCAGCCCCTCAAGAAGGAGAATATATACTTTTTCTAATTAAGAAAAAGGTAAAAGATAGCAAGGGTGCGGAATCCGAAGTTATCGGACTTTACGAGCCTCATCCTTACGCATTCCGAGAATACAACAAACAACTAGAAGAAAATATTTTATCATTAATTAAGAACTAA
- a CDS encoding SCO family protein, which produces MTGVAASLIIVFFFSHSDPGMIQAEKDIPVETLILAETQENVSLKSVFSGKQSFLYFGFLDSSKNDLEELEKFLHWFDKSAPNDSQFVFISLTPEKDAHKDLKDRFGKLSEKILLLKPANSTAALELARAFGIQAYVQPESGEIKYKTALIWVDDSPKIRGIFPKIPEKPDSIDLPSLLVRAK; this is translated from the coding sequence TTGACCGGCGTAGCAGCTAGTCTGATTATCGTGTTCTTCTTTTCTCATTCCGATCCAGGAATGATCCAAGCGGAGAAGGATATCCCAGTAGAAACTTTAATTCTCGCAGAAACCCAAGAGAATGTTTCCTTAAAGTCTGTCTTCTCAGGAAAACAAAGCTTTTTATATTTCGGATTTTTGGACTCTTCCAAAAACGATCTAGAGGAATTGGAGAAGTTCCTACACTGGTTCGATAAATCAGCCCCCAACGACTCTCAATTTGTTTTTATTAGTTTAACTCCTGAAAAGGACGCTCACAAAGATCTAAAAGATAGATTCGGTAAACTAAGTGAGAAGATACTCTTACTCAAACCTGCCAACTCAACTGCTGCATTAGAACTTGCAAGGGCATTCGGTATACAAGCGTATGTCCAACCGGAAAGTGGAGAAATAAAATATAAGACTGCACTCATCTGGGTAGACGATTCTCCTAAGATCAGAGGGATCTTTCCAAAAATTCCGGAAAAACCGGATTCAATCGATCTACCTTCCCTACTCGTCCGAGCAAAATAA
- a CDS encoding energy transducer TonB: MNPTLEKVKTDVIQKLKELSLWEICVYGSLAFHLFLFLTYYYITHKEKEFVDSEQLEMNVEVDIQDIPPELLGGETSPTHKDPNEWVEGSNEEGKDPDPNEIKENEISGEGTDKDGFLFAFYGDKAPTPIIDFSLRDYFPENARAQGISDAMIYLEVQVDEKGNLINAKVIKSSIRGYGFEEAAVKVIRLARWSPGYAKGRPTRMNHRVPVHFELDDN, translated from the coding sequence ATGAATCCTACTCTGGAAAAAGTAAAGACTGACGTAATTCAAAAGCTCAAGGAACTTTCTCTTTGGGAGATTTGTGTTTACGGATCCCTTGCTTTTCACCTGTTTCTGTTCTTAACTTACTACTATATCACTCACAAAGAAAAGGAATTCGTAGATTCCGAACAATTGGAGATGAACGTAGAAGTAGATATCCAAGATATTCCTCCCGAACTGCTTGGAGGAGAAACTTCTCCTACTCATAAAGATCCAAACGAATGGGTAGAAGGTTCCAACGAAGAAGGAAAAGATCCCGATCCGAACGAGATTAAAGAGAATGAGATCAGCGGAGAAGGTACTGACAAAGACGGATTCTTATTCGCTTTTTACGGAGATAAGGCCCCTACTCCTATCATCGATTTTTCTTTGAGAGATTATTTCCCTGAGAATGCCCGTGCACAAGGTATCTCCGATGCGATGATCTATCTAGAAGTCCAAGTAGACGAGAAAGGAAATCTGATCAACGCGAAAGTTATCAAGTCCTCCATTCGCGGATACGGTTTCGAAGAAGCGGCAGTCAAAGTGATCCGATTGGCTCGTTGGAGTCCTGGATATGCCAAAGGAAGACCCACTCGTATGAATCATAGGGTCCCAGTCCATTTCGAGCTAGACGATAACTAA
- a CDS encoding ExbD/TolR family protein — translation MAGQSSSGDGEEIGSINITPMVDVILVLLVIFMVTANFLKKESININLPKADAVDANLSKTVQVALSKDGKIFLEGNEIDFPRLEAQLLRETKIRPNMRITLSADSSLPYGKIAETMGKIKKAGVHQIALSVKR, via the coding sequence ATGGCAGGTCAAAGTTCTTCCGGCGACGGAGAAGAAATCGGCAGTATTAATATTACTCCGATGGTAGACGTAATTTTGGTTCTTTTGGTGATCTTTATGGTTACCGCAAACTTCCTAAAAAAAGAATCAATCAATATCAATCTTCCTAAAGCGGATGCGGTGGATGCGAATCTATCCAAAACCGTTCAGGTGGCATTATCTAAAGACGGAAAAATCTTCTTAGAAGGGAATGAAATTGATTTTCCTAGACTAGAGGCCCAATTACTAAGAGAGACTAAGATCCGTCCTAATATGAGGATCACGTTATCCGCTGATTCTTCCCTTCCTTATGGAAAAATAGCAGAGACTATGGGAAAGATCAAAAAGGCCGGCGTGCACCAAATCGCATTATCTGTTAAAAGGTGA
- a CDS encoding MotA/TolQ/ExbB proton channel family protein, which translates to MSFENAIGYMETAIFVIMAIASVLAVAVVVERAIIFVKNTKDSSFVLPEIIQTARKGDLSGAPKFSENYPENVYARFADFSSEHSKGGKESLGELMEGKMIGERVGFETRLSILNTLGNNAPFIGLLGTVFGVISAFYKLGTLGNAAGEVVMRTISQALLATAVGLAVAIPVVMANNYFTRKLKIIQSNLEILSKEFLASLSRKG; encoded by the coding sequence ATGAGTTTTGAAAATGCTATTGGGTACATGGAAACGGCGATCTTCGTGATCATGGCGATCGCGAGCGTTCTTGCAGTAGCCGTTGTAGTAGAAAGAGCGATCATATTTGTTAAAAACACGAAAGACTCCTCCTTCGTATTACCTGAAATCATCCAAACCGCAAGAAAGGGAGATCTTTCCGGAGCTCCTAAATTTTCAGAAAATTATCCGGAGAATGTTTACGCAAGATTCGCGGACTTCTCCTCCGAACATTCCAAAGGTGGAAAAGAAAGTTTGGGCGAATTGATGGAAGGAAAGATGATCGGAGAAAGAGTCGGCTTCGAGACCAGACTTTCCATTCTGAACACTTTAGGGAACAACGCTCCATTCATCGGGCTCTTAGGAACAGTATTCGGGGTTATTAGCGCATTCTATAAATTAGGAACTTTGGGGAATGCAGCGGGAGAAGTGGTGATGAGAACCATTTCACAAGCTCTACTCGCGACTGCGGTTGGTCTTGCTGTCGCAATTCCGGTTGTAATGGCGAACAACTACTTCACCAGAAAATTGAAAATCATCCAATCCAATCTGGAAATTCTTTCCAAAGAATTTTTAGCAAGCCTGTCTCGGAAAGGTTAA
- a CDS encoding TonB-dependent receptor plug domain-containing protein, which yields MKLKKVLIKIAFLAAIAPLDLFAEVTFKARLFSRQKNQGEAKTQVLLFETKKIYRTDAEGYFDAVVPSPGIYTFRILKIEDMQDIKGNVEASGQTVTLYTDAGSDSSVGSPKTKEPKGTITVSAERDKPILSRTTIKYEEIKRMPGTFGEPLRALETIPGVVPSAAFGGGANNYVIRGSDPNSNLYLVDDLPILYPFHFDGLSAVVNANLIKSIDVYTGVFPANFNNALGGVIHIDTVDKVDKSQKNLIISAWSSSISYMSPTFGGKGYLIASARVGYLDRFVQGLTSALGADFPEGLRLPRFVDSQVKFVHNFNEHHQVSFHSFYSKDDFAANLPAKYQNDPANDSTAAFAGASISSGQGFRTQAVRYTWKPIDTFSNRVTLISYDPFTDFNVAFGSIQGKNRASGAYNGVRQDAFWDPNKYFSAEFGTEYRVLNYYSTGSSIIQSDPNNLSPNPYDTQSPDFTTIPTDIKARGSYYNGYLTTKIKLGGLQIEPGMRYDYIPYVNNSAFGPRAQASYKFGQGTTIFGGGGNFFRFPLDTRFNKDSGNPHLDFEKVFKYGGGIEQLLAGDYQIKGELFKQEYSDLIVDDPYITDAIGTNPDPYGRIAQPFIVNKKLNYSNSGTGWSRGYELVLRKNSRPGTRNWFGWITYTWSQTFRNNNIFTPDPGSAPLSSQETQIAAEFYKNSKETLYDYDRTHVINMVFGWRWSQEWQFGARWSYLTSRPFTPIVGDDGGRFSNPANGQTYWVPQYANNPALGEYINSRRLKPYHRLDIRFDRFFNYEWGYVNTFLEIVNVYLRENVGGEDFDNTKPYSKTNPSPSPTFGTIPLPGGVIIPFFNIGIEVKF from the coding sequence ATGAAGTTAAAAAAAGTCCTGATCAAAATCGCTTTTCTCGCGGCAATCGCTCCCTTGGATTTGTTTGCAGAAGTAACCTTTAAAGCTAGGTTATTCTCTAGACAAAAAAATCAAGGAGAAGCTAAGACCCAGGTTTTACTTTTTGAAACCAAAAAGATCTATAGAACAGACGCGGAAGGTTATTTCGACGCTGTTGTACCTTCTCCAGGCATTTATACTTTCCGCATCTTAAAAATTGAAGATATGCAGGATATCAAAGGTAACGTCGAAGCCTCAGGCCAAACAGTTACTCTTTATACGGATGCAGGTTCGGATTCTTCTGTAGGCTCTCCTAAAACAAAGGAGCCTAAGGGTACAATCACAGTTTCCGCAGAAAGAGATAAGCCAATACTTTCCAGAACCACAATCAAATACGAAGAGATCAAAAGGATGCCCGGTACTTTCGGCGAGCCTTTACGTGCATTGGAAACTATTCCGGGCGTGGTGCCTTCTGCCGCATTCGGTGGTGGTGCAAACAATTACGTGATCCGGGGTTCCGATCCGAACTCGAACTTATATTTAGTGGACGACCTTCCTATTCTTTATCCATTTCACTTCGATGGATTGAGTGCGGTGGTAAACGCCAACCTGATTAAATCCATTGACGTTTACACAGGTGTGTTCCCAGCAAATTTCAATAACGCATTGGGTGGGGTCATTCATATAGATACAGTGGATAAGGTAGACAAGTCCCAGAAAAACCTGATCATCTCCGCTTGGTCTAGTAGTATCAGTTATATGAGCCCTACTTTCGGTGGAAAAGGTTATCTGATCGCTTCTGCTCGTGTGGGATACTTGGACAGATTTGTACAAGGTTTGACTTCCGCCCTAGGAGCAGACTTTCCAGAGGGACTCAGACTTCCTAGATTCGTGGACTCTCAGGTAAAGTTTGTTCATAATTTTAACGAACATCATCAGGTCTCTTTCCATTCCTTCTATTCAAAAGATGACTTTGCGGCAAATCTCCCTGCCAAATACCAGAACGACCCGGCGAATGATTCCACAGCCGCATTTGCAGGTGCGAGTATTTCCTCGGGACAAGGATTCAGGACCCAAGCAGTACGTTATACTTGGAAGCCGATCGACACTTTTTCCAATCGTGTCACTTTGATCAGCTACGATCCCTTTACTGATTTTAACGTTGCATTCGGTTCTATCCAAGGAAAGAACAGGGCCAGCGGTGCGTATAACGGTGTACGTCAGGATGCTTTCTGGGATCCAAACAAATATTTCAGTGCTGAGTTTGGAACCGAATACAGAGTGCTGAATTACTATTCTACCGGTTCCAGTATTATCCAATCAGATCCGAATAATTTAAGTCCGAATCCCTATGATACTCAGAGTCCTGACTTCACTACTATCCCGACAGATATCAAAGCAAGAGGATCATATTATAACGGTTATCTAACTACTAAGATTAAACTCGGCGGTTTACAAATTGAACCGGGAATGAGATACGATTATATTCCTTACGTGAATAATAGCGCATTCGGTCCAAGAGCCCAGGCTTCCTATAAGTTCGGACAAGGAACCACCATCTTTGGGGGTGGAGGTAATTTCTTCCGCTTCCCTCTGGACACAAGATTTAATAAGGATAGTGGGAACCCTCATCTAGATTTCGAAAAGGTATTCAAGTATGGTGGTGGTATCGAACAACTTCTGGCAGGAGATTATCAGATCAAAGGAGAGCTCTTCAAACAAGAATACTCCGACCTGATCGTGGATGATCCTTATATCACAGATGCAATCGGAACAAATCCGGACCCATACGGCAGAATCGCTCAACCTTTTATCGTAAACAAAAAGTTAAACTACTCCAATAGTGGAACCGGTTGGTCCAGAGGTTACGAATTAGTGCTTCGTAAAAACTCCCGTCCAGGAACCAGGAACTGGTTCGGTTGGATTACCTACACTTGGTCCCAAACATTCAGAAATAATAATATATTCACCCCTGATCCGGGTTCGGCTCCTTTGAGCTCTCAAGAGACCCAGATTGCAGCAGAGTTTTATAAGAATTCTAAAGAGACATTATACGACTATGACAGGACCCATGTGATCAATATGGTCTTCGGCTGGAGATGGAGCCAAGAATGGCAGTTCGGTGCCAGATGGTCCTACTTGACCAGCAGGCCGTTTACGCCTATCGTAGGGGATGACGGAGGAAGGTTCAGTAACCCTGCAAACGGCCAAACCTACTGGGTGCCTCAATACGCCAATAACCCTGCCCTGGGAGAATATATCAATAGTCGTAGATTAAAGCCTTATCATCGACTTGACATCCGTTTCGATAGATTTTTCAATTATGAATGGGGGTATGTGAATACCTTCCTGGAGATAGTAAACGTATACCTAAGAGAGAACGTGGGCGGAGAAGATTTCGATAATACGAAACCTTATTCCAAAACGAACCCAAGTCCTAGTCCGACATTCGGAACAATTCCTTTGCCGGGTGGTGTGATCATTCCGTTCTTTAATATAGGTATCGAGGTTAAGTTCTAA
- a CDS encoding LIC20211 family lipoprotein, producing MKPRIYGLVLSIVLTALLASCATSSAGLATSTVPVADKKYKVVSPVEGTKHWFTFDIAIIGIPLGEPPIDQLLEELKKEKEADALINVRYWTDKTILLFFTINRLHISAEAIKFEEEPTDPRKKGR from the coding sequence ATGAAACCTCGTATTTACGGGCTAGTCTTATCCATCGTACTTACAGCATTGCTGGCATCTTGTGCTACTTCTAGCGCGGGACTTGCCACTAGCACTGTCCCGGTAGCAGACAAAAAATATAAAGTGGTCTCTCCGGTGGAAGGTACGAAGCACTGGTTCACTTTTGATATAGCTATAATTGGAATTCCTTTAGGAGAACCTCCGATCGACCAACTATTGGAGGAACTAAAAAAGGAAAAGGAAGCGGATGCTTTGATCAATGTCAGATATTGGACAGATAAAACCATCCTACTCTTCTTCACTATCAATCGACTTCATATCTCGGCAGAAGCGATCAAATTCGAAGAAGAACCTACGGACCCGAGAAAGAAAGGCCGTTAA
- the meaB gene encoding methylmalonyl Co-A mutase-associated GTPase MeaB, which yields MPETEGKEDTHIRGSVKKKSLPDAETFSRGILSGDIVLLSRAITLVESTLHSHQELAEAILEKCLPHSGKSIRVGITGIPGVGKSTFIEAFGNHLIDQGRKVAVLTIDPTSQLSRGSILGDKTRMETLSRRKEVFIRPSPSGDSLGGVARKTRETIFLCEAAGFDTVLVETVGVGQSETAVNSMVDIFLLLLIAGAGDELQGIKRGIMEMADMIAITKADGENLGRANRAKAETISAVHFLPTHESGIRTEVRTCSAVTGEGISEIWTEILNFIQAIKDNGYLDKKRKEQAKHWLHESVQSMLLDDFFSKLGNDFHKAEELVTQGLAGSYQTARRLVKYYKNEDNQI from the coding sequence ATGCCCGAAACCGAGGGAAAAGAAGATACCCATATCCGAGGCTCCGTCAAAAAGAAGAGCCTTCCGGATGCGGAAACTTTTTCCCGAGGAATTCTCTCCGGAGATATCGTTTTATTAAGCAGAGCAATCACACTTGTGGAGAGTACCTTACATTCTCACCAAGAACTTGCAGAAGCTATATTAGAAAAATGTTTACCTCATTCCGGCAAAAGTATCCGAGTGGGCATCACAGGTATTCCAGGAGTCGGCAAAAGCACTTTTATAGAAGCGTTCGGAAATCATCTGATAGATCAAGGTAGAAAGGTCGCCGTACTTACGATAGATCCTACCTCGCAATTATCCAGAGGTTCTATTTTGGGAGATAAGACCAGAATGGAAACTCTCTCCCGTAGAAAGGAAGTATTCATTCGCCCTTCTCCTTCCGGAGATTCCTTAGGTGGAGTCGCACGTAAAACTAGAGAGACCATCTTTCTATGCGAAGCTGCTGGATTCGATACAGTACTTGTGGAAACAGTAGGTGTAGGGCAGTCTGAAACTGCAGTCAACTCTATGGTGGATATCTTCCTTCTTCTTTTAATAGCAGGAGCGGGAGACGAATTACAGGGAATCAAACGTGGGATCATGGAGATGGCGGATATGATCGCTATTACCAAAGCGGATGGAGAAAATCTGGGCAGAGCCAATCGGGCAAAAGCGGAGACAATTTCTGCAGTTCATTTTCTTCCCACTCATGAATCAGGCATAAGAACAGAGGTTAGAACATGCTCAGCGGTTACTGGAGAAGGTATCTCCGAGATCTGGACTGAAATTCTGAACTTCATACAAGCCATCAAAGACAATGGCTATCTTGATAAAAAAAGAAAAGAACAGGCCAAACATTGGTTACACGAATCGGTTCAATCCATGTTGCTGGATGATTTCTTTTCTAAGCTAGGAAATGATTTCCATAAAGCAGAAGAACTTGTAACCCAAGGACTGGCAGGTTCTTATCAAACCGCTCGCAGACTTGTGAAGTATTATAAGAACGAAGATAATCAAATTTAA